The Thermotoga sp. Ku-13t DNA segment AGCACACGCCGTGGCAGCGACAACGCTCAGCGCACCTCGCGCTCCCGCTTCGAGTGCGGCAGGGATATCAGAAAGCTTTATCCTTGTGCTCTTTCTTATGAGAGACGAAACCACGGAAAAGATGATCGCGTACAGTGCAGCTTTCATGGGTGTGAAACCTGTGACGAGCAGGTATATGATGGCAACCAGAGGAAAGAGAAGATGACCACGTTCCAGAAGGATCTTCTTCATCTTCGGAAGCTCTTCTTTCGACAGGCCCCTGAGCCCGAGTTTCTTCGCTTCCCAGTGCACGCCCATCCAGACGCCAAAATAGTACAGTGCAGCAGGTATAGCGGCGGAGATTATTATCTTCGAATATGCGATCCCGGTGAACTCAGCCATCAGAAAAGCTGCGGCACCCATTATTGGTGGCATCAGTTGCCCACCAGTGGACGCCGTGGCCTCTACCGCACCTGCGAACTCCGGTTTGTAGCCGAGCTTCTTCATCATGGGTATCGTGAACGTGCCGGTACCGACGACGTTGGCCACACTGCTGCCGCTTATCATGCCCATCAAGCCACTTGAAAACACCGCGACTTTTGCCGGTCCACCGGTGGCCCACCCCGCAAGAGCGTTGGCAATGTCAATGAATAATTGTCCGAGCCCTGTTCTCTCAAGAAAGGCACCAAGGAGTATAAACAGGAAAACGAACGTAGAAGAAACACCGAGAGGAATACCGAAAATACCTTCGGTGGTGTAGAAAAGATGTCCAACAAGTCTTTGCAACGAAACACCACGATGGGCCATTATGCCCGGAATGTACCTTCCGTAGAGTGCGTACAGGATGAAACATATCGCCACAATGACGATGGGTAGTCCTACGATCCTACGTGCCGCTTCCAGGACCAGGACAATGCCCAGAAGTCCAACGATGAAATCCATCCTCGTGACGGTACCTGCCCGCAGGACTAATTCTTTGTAGTTCGCAACGATGTAAATAGTGGTGAGCGGTGCCAGAATGGCAAGCAAAAGGTCAAACCAGTGGATCCTGTCTCTTGGCCATCTTTTACTGGTCGGATAGAGCAAGAAAATCAAACAAAAGCCGAACGCCAGGTGGACCGAACGCTGTATCATCGCGTCCAGCACACCGAAAGCGGCTGTGTAAAGCTGAAAAACCGAAAACGTTATCGCTATCGCGGTAACGATCCTGGCGAAAAATCCCTTGAAAGTTCTGTAGCGTGCCTCCCTGTCGTACTTTTCAAGAACCTCCTGGGCCTGCTTGGCTATGTTCCTATCGCTGCTCACGGTGATTCCTCCTCGAAAAATTGTTCTTCAAAAGAGGGTTGCTTTTTCACGTAAATCGTCAATGAATCGTTGACGTTCGCTATGTCCTTGAACCAGATCACTCCATCACTGAACAGAATGCCGTGCCCATCGATGTGAGAAACGCGGAGGGTAATCCGCTCGAACTTTCTTTCAAGTTTCAGTACGAATCTTCCATTTTCGAGAGCGAATCCTCCCTCCGCGTCCGAAGGTAACCCTGCCCCGTAAGAGCTGTATCGTGCTTCGTACAGAACCATGGAACCGTCTGGATCGACTCTGAAACACTCTTCAACGAGCGTTTTTTCCACTGAATGAACGAACACGATCCTGAACTTATCATCCTGCAAGATTTTCTCGAAGATCACCTGGCCTTGCTTTTCAACGATGATTACGTAACGGAACACCAGCGGGTTCAGCAAGAAGCACAGCAAAAGCAATTTCACAGTTTAGAGTCCCATCTCCTTGAAGAACTTTTCCGCACCGGGATGCAGCGGTATGGACATGCCTTCTTTACCCGTCTCTGGGATTATGAGCTCACCTTTCGCGTGGGCTTCGATCAATCTCTTCTGGTTCGCGTACATGGTCTTGAGCAGTTGATAGGCCAGATCTTCTGGCATCTCTTCTCTAACTGCAAGCATCGCCTTCACGGCCACGGTGACGACGTCCGTGTCAACACCCTTGTAAGTCCCAGCCGGAACGACGATCTTAACGTAGAACGGATAGTCTTTCTGCAGAGCCTTGATGATCTCTTCTGCAATCGGAACGAGAACGATCTTTCTCACGGCTGCAAGGTCAACGATGGCCGCTGTGGGGTGACCTGCCGTGACGAACGCAGCGTCGATGTTTCCGTCCTTCAAGTTGTTTGCAGCCTCCGCAAAGCTCAGATACTGCACCGTGATGTCCTTGTACGTGATGCCAGCCGCTGCCAGGATCTGTCTCGCGTTGACCTCGGTTCCGCTTCCCGCGGCACCGACCGCGACCCTCTTGCCTTTTAGATCGTACACACTGTTGATACCTCTGTCTGCGAGTGCGACGATCTGTACCGTCTCAGGATACAGCGTGGCGAGACCTCTCAGCTGCGGGAAGGGTTCTTTGAAGAGTTCTACTCCGTTGTAAGCGTAGTAAGCGACGTCGTTCTGGACAAATATGACATCCACTTCCTTGTTCTTCAACAGGTTGATGTTCGCGACGGATGCACCCGTGGACTGAACCATGGCGTTCATACCCTTGATGTTCTTGTTCCAGATGTCGGCCATACCAGCACCCAGTGGATAGTACGTTCCAGCCGTGCCTCCTGTGGCGATGGTTAGGAACGTCGCAGCCTGCATCGTCACGAACAAAGTCATGAATGCTACAACCAACAACCTTTTCATGCATACACCCCCTCTCGAAATGGTAACGCTAAATTTATTCTAACATGTATTCTAACATGATCGTCAAAAACATTCCCACTCACTTCATCCTTGGTGGATCACGTGAAAAATAGACCAGACCCTCAAAGATGAAGCACATCGTGGCCGAAGGGTCGTTTCATTTCAAACCGCTTCAGGAACGCTCCGCAACGTGGATGACTGTGAACGACGAAGCTTTCACACTGAACACACAACACAAAAACTTTCCCTGTGTGGAGCAGGGACAACCAGGGCCGAGAAAAGCGAGGATTGGGGAATGTTTAGCTCATTCTTTGTCGAACGAGAGTTCCATGTAGTCTGCCTTCACACCCGGAAGTTTGTTGAGCTTGTCGCACAGTTCTTTGTGCTGTTCGGGACTCCCCACAAGTTCAAGTACTATCAAACCAGCATCGGAACAATTGTTGAGAACGCCGTCATGAAGTCCGAGTCTGGTCTTGATCAAACATCCCCAGGCTGTGAGGATTTTTTGAACCTTTTCTGCTGTTTCTTTCCTGTTTTCCACAAGGATGGCCATGATGGTCTTCACAGGAATCTTTTCGGCCACGAAAACACCTCCCCGCTGTTCACCTGATATTTGAATTTCTTCAAAAGCTTTTGCCTACGAGGACCCCGATCACTTCTGGGCCCGTGTGCGCGAGCACCGTCGCGCCCACCCTCGCAATACCGTCACACTTTGGAAAATTTGAAAGTATCTGCTCGAGCATCTCTTTTACATGGACTGAGCCATAGCCGCCGTACAACAGATAGTTAGAGAATTTCTCCACAGAAGACTTAACCAGCGCGATCAGCTTGGCAATGGCATCGTGCTGGCTCATTCCAACGGCTGCTTTTGTGACCTCACCTTCTCTATCTATCTTCAGAACGGGTTTGACATGTAAAATCTTTCCCAGCAAAAGCGATAACTTTCCGATCCTTCCACCTTTCTTCAAATAGTCCAGAGAACCAAGCAGGAAAAACATCTCGCAGTGTTTTTCATACTCGGCGACACTCTGCTGAGAAATTCTCTTGCCTTCCATTGCATCTTTCATGAGCCTCCAGAGAATGTAGAAGATCTTGCCGCTGACAGCCTTGGAATCGAGCAGGAAGAAGTTCTTTAAACCGAAGTTCTCGATGACCATCCTCACCGCGTTGAAAGTTCCGCTCAACTTTTGTGATACTGTGAGCACGAAGATCTGTTCATATTTGTCCTTGATTTCTTCGAACAACCTGACTATGTCCTCCATGCTCGGTAAAGACGTCGAAACGCTGTGACCTTGGCTCATGAGTTCGCACAATCTGTCTGAATCTATGTCTATTCCGTCACGGTACTCCTTACCGTCGACGATCAACCGCAGCGGCAGTTTGTAAAGATCGAGCGGGGGTTTCCAACCCATAGGAAAGTCCGCTGTGGAATCCACAACAAAAGCGACCGAGTCCACGAGTTGAATTTCCTCCCGAAGTTCGCCTTCTAAAATAATTCTATCATGTTTCGCTCACCAGAAGGGTACTCGTACCGCGAGTGCACGTTGAAAAGTTCAAAAGTGTGAGCCTAAAGGAACAAACATGTAAGACAGTGTGATACGGGGGGTTAGAGTTCGAAAAAGCGAAGGCAGAACCTCAAAACCGCCAGAATCCGGTGTCTGGAGTCCAGATTCAGTTTCCAGACAGCTTGCAAATGTATGTCAATTAGTTCTAAAATACTTCTGGAAATATCTTCTGAAGAAAGATTGGTTGCTAATTTTTCCACCTTAAACTTGCGAGGCGTTTCTCATGAAAACCATCAAGAAAGTTGATCCAAAGCTCATGAAGAAAATGAACAAACAACTGATCCTCCGCTATTTGATCGAGCATGGTCCAGCGAGCAGGACGGAGTTGGTATCGAAAACCGGTCTGGCCAGCAGCGCTGTCTGGCGTATGATAGAAGAGCTTGTGGAAGAGGGATTTGTAGAACAGAAGGAGTATTTCGCGAGAACCAACACCAAGAAAGCCGCTGTTTATGGCATTGCGAGGAACTTTGTAACGTCACTGCTGGTGGATGTCCAGGTGCTTCAGACTACAGTGGCTGTGGGTTTTCTCGACGGTAGTTGCAGGGTTCTGGAGACTTTTCCAACGGGAAGTTTCGACGATTTTTCGAAGAGAATAAAGAGCTTTTTGAGCGAGAAGACCTTGAACAAATTGTTTGGCAAAGGGGAAAAGATAAGGGTAATTTTCTCGCTTCCAGGCATTGTAGACACAATTAAAGGTGTTTTGCTGTACGCACCGAATTTGAAGTGGCATGATATAGCTTTCAGAGAGGAGTTCGCCAAGAAAAGTAACGTTGAGATAATAGTCGAGAACGATTCGAACCTTTCTTTGCTCGCAGAATCCTTCTATGCGAGAGATATTAAGAATTCTTCAAATGCCTTTTTCCTCTACCTCGGCGAGGGCGTAGGCGGTGCGATCTTCATAAACGGCAGGATAGTCATAGGTTCGAGTTTCGCGGCAGGCGAGGTCGGTCACACGCTGCTTCAGGCGAGCGGAGTACCGATCGAGGTGGAAGAACTGTTGTCCATATCAAGACTGGTAGATAAGTTCGAAAACCGGAAAAATCTGGAAAAAGTCGGTACTTTGAGAGAAAGGTTCGTCCGGTTGCAAAGGGCGTGGCTTTCGTCGGACGAGGTCGCAAAAGAACTCATACAGGAATTCATCAAGAATCTTGCGATCGTTATCAGGAATGTAGGTTACACACTCAATCCGGATATAATCGTTCTTGGCGGTTCTGTGAGCAATCTGTGGGAAACGTTTGGCGCTTCGATACAGAAGGAGATAACCAGACTCGATGAGTACGGTTTTCTCAGAAACACGGTTTTCAGAGACACACTGTTCAAAGAAACTTCGGCTTCTTTGCTCGGTTGCAATGTACTGGCAATAAACAAGTTTCTGGAGGATATGATGGGTTGAACCTTCAATTCTGAGGGGGAGGTGTGATCATGTGGCGCAAGGTTGCTCTGATCATCGCTGTGGTTTCAGCCATGGTAGTGTTTGCGTCAAAGATCGAAATATTCAGCTGGTGGACGGCCGGTGGCGAAGCTGAAGGGCTCCAGGAGCTTTTTAACATCTACAGCAAACTCTATCCAGGTGTCGAGATCATCAACGCAACTGTTGCTGGTGGCGCTGGTGCGCAGGCCAAGGCTGTGCTCAAAACCAGAATGCTTGGAGGAGATCCACCCGACACGTTCCAGGTGCACGCTGGTCACGAACTCATCGACACGTGGGTCAAAACAGGCTTCATGGAACCGATCACGTTCCTGTACAAGGAAGAGGGCTGGGACAAGGTGATGCCCAAAGGAATTCTCGACATCGTCTCTTACAATGGAGAATACTGGTCTGTTCCAGTCAACATCCACAGAGCGAACGTGCTCTGGTACAACAAGAAGATTTTCGAAAAATACGGTTTGAAACCTCCCAAGACGTTCGAAGAGTTCTTCCAGGTTGCCGAGATTCTGAAATCCCACGGAATCATCCCGCTCGCCCTCGGAACCAAGGATGGTTGGGAAGCGGCCCACGTCTTTGAGACCGTACTCATCGGAAAACTCGGCGCGGAAGGCTACAAGGGTCTGTGGAATGGTAAAACGAAGTGGTCAGATCCGAGAGTCACCGACGCTCTCGAAACCTTTGCGAAGATGCTACGGTACGTGAACTCTGACCATGCAGCGCGAACCTGGGATGAGGCGTGCGCGTTGATCGTTGAAGGTAGGGCTGCAATGAACATCATGGGCGACTGGGCCGTTGGTTACTTCTACGCTAAGAACTTCTACGATTTCGGCTGGGTCCTGGCGCCGGGTAACGAAGGAATATTCGACGCTCTGTCTGACAGCTTCGGTTTGCCGAAGGGTGCGAAGAACAGGGAGAACGTCATCAACTTCCTGAGAGTACTCGGTTCGAAAGAAGGACAGCTCGCGTTCAACATCAAGAAAGGTTCCATACCGGCCAGGACAGACATCGACAGAAACCTGTTCCCCGAATACCAGAGATCCGCCATGGAAGACTGGCTCAAGCACGAGATCGTTCCAAGTGTCATGCACGGAGCAGCTGCATCTGAAAGCTGGGTGACCGAGTTCAAAGACGTTATATCACTGTTCGTTGCTCGTCCTGACGTCAAGACAACGCAGAGAGCCCTCGTGAGTATAGCTATAGCGCAGGGCGTTCCACAGCAGTGATGCTGAAGGGTGGGGGTGTTCCCCCACCCTTTCGTTCCTGGAGGGTTGATGAACTGTGAAAACAGATAGGATCTTGTCGATCCTTTTTATTCTTCCATCGTTTATCCTTGTGGGCATTTTCATCTACGGATTCATCGGTTGGACCGGCTGGGTTTCGATGGTGAACTGGCGAGATGTGTTTCCCGATTTCACCTTTGTCGGTTTGCGGAACTATGCCAGGCTTTTTCAGCATTTCAGGTTCGTCATATCCATGAAAAACACGCTGGTCTTTACGGTTCTCTTCCTTCTTTCCAGCATAAGTATAGGCTTGCTGCTCGCGATCTTGCTTGACAGAAAGGTTCGTTTTGAGGGCTTCTTCAGAACCGTTTATCTTTTCCCGATGGCGGTGTCGTTCGTTGTCACTGGTGTTGTCTGGCGGTGGATTTTAAACCCTGGAACTGGTGGAGAGAGTGTGGGATTGAATTGGATGCTGGAAAAAATAGGCTTGGGTTTTTTGAAGAGCGGTTGGTACACCGATCCCAACATCGGTATCAAGGCGGTCGTGATCGCAGCTGTGTGGCAGATGTCGGGTTACGTGATGGCGCTCTATCTTGCGGGAATAAGATCTATCCCGACTGAGCTGTACGAAGCTGCGCAGCTGGATGGTGCAAACGTTTTTCAACTGTACAAACACATTGTTCTTCCTCTCCTCAGACCTGTCACTCTGAGTGCGGTGATCATACTGGGGCACATTTCACTGAAGATATTCGATCTGGTCTTTGCCATGACCGGGAGTGGGATCGGCTTTTCGTGTGACGTACCTGCACTCTTCATGTACGATACAACTTTCAGGGGTAACTACTTTTCTCAGGGTGCAGCGATAGCGGTGATACTGCTCCTGTGCGTGGCCGTGCTGATAGTCCCGTATCTGACATACAGCATAAGAACGGAGGTTAGAAGATGAGGCTGAGCAGATTCTTCCTGTACCTGGTGCTCATCATCTTCGTACTCTTCTACCTCATGCCGGTCTATGTCCTTGTTGTGACCAGCTTCAAGAGCTTTAAAGAAATCAGTTTGAGAACAATGTGGATCCCGCCGAAGGAGATCAGCTTTTCCAGCTTTGTAAGAGCCTGGTACGGCGATAAATCGAAAGGTCTGAGGGGACTCTCGGGGAACTTCATGAACAGCGTTTATCTCACTGTCCCCGCCACTCTGATCTCCTCCATACTCGGTTCGATGAACGGTTATGTTCTCACGAAGTGGAAGTTCAAAAGGGCAAACTTGGTTTTCGCTTTGCTTCTTTTTGGCATGTTCATTCCTTACCAGAGCATTTTGATACCCCTCGTGCAGGTTCTGCAGAAAACAAAGCTTTACGGAACCATCCCGGGTTTGATACTGGTTCACTGCGTCTATGGAATCCCCATTACGACTCTGATTTTCAGAAACTATTACTCGACCATCCCTTCAGACATCGTCGAGGCTGCGAAGATAGACGGTGCTGGATTTGTGAAAATATTCGTCAGGGTGCTGCTGCCCCTCTCCGGCCCGGCGTTCGCCGTCACTGCGATCTGGCAGTTCACTTCCATCTGGAACGACTTCCTCTTCGGCCTCGTTGTTACGCCCAATCCATCGGTACAGCCAATAACTGTGGCACTCAACAACCTGGCAGGAAGCTACTTCGTCGAGTGGAATGTGCAGATGGCTGGAGCCCTAATAACGGCGTTTCCAACGCTCATCGTTTATATCTTCCTCGGAAAGTTATTCATGAGAGGCTTGCTCTCGGGAAGTCTTTCTGGAATGTGATTCAACCTGCAGGGCTTAAATGCGAAAATCGTTGTGAACTTTATTCTTCGTACTCCGCGCCAGATTGTAGAATAGCAGTGGAAAAATTGACAGAATGCTTTTCCACGAAAGTTCGTAGATTTTTCTGGGCCAGAGGGGGTGAATCCATGGACCTGAAACTGTCCGACAAAAGAGTACTCGTCTGTGGTGGTACGCGCGGCATCGGTAGGGCGATCGCTGAAGAGTTCACGAAGGAAGGTTCTACAGTTTTCATAGTCGCGAGGCACCAGTCTAAGGAGATCGCAAAACAGATAGCTGCCCAGTATTCTGGAAAAGTTTTTGGATTCGATGCGGACCTGTCAAAGGCTGAAGACATAGACCAGATCAAAAAAGCGGTGGGACAGGTGGATGTGCTGATCATCAACTCAGGCGGGCCGAAGACCGGTGACTTTCTTGAACTGAGAGACGAAGACTGGCATCTATCCTTCGATTTGCTTGTGATGAGCACGGTGAGGCTGATCAGACATTTCCTGCCAGAAATGATCGAAAGGAAATGGGGAAGGGTGATCGCTGTAACGTCGACATCAGTTTACGAGCCCTTGCCGAGGCTCCTACTCTCCAATTCACTCAGAATGAGTGTCGTCGGACTCATGAGATCGCTCTCGAAAGAATATGCGAAATACAACATCACCTTCAACTGCGTTGCACCCGGTCATACCATGACCGAACGTCTGGAGCAATTGATCCGTGAGGCTGCAATGAGAATGCAGAAAAGCCAGGAAGAGGTCATGAAACAGATGGCTGAAGAAAACGACATGAAGCGTTTCGCAAAACCTGAAGAAATTGCGGCCGCGGTTGTGTTCCTTGCCAGTGAGCGGGCTTCGTACATAACCGGTGTGACATTGAGGGTGGATGGAGGATTCGTGCGCGCATCACTTTGAAAGAAGCTCAGCGATCTTTTCTGCAATGGTGAGATCGAATTCTGTGGTCACCTTGATGTTTGTCGGATCACCTTCAACGATTGCCACCGGTTGACCGTTCAGGATGAAGACTCCTGTTGCGTCCGTCAAGCTCGCTCTCTGATCTTCCGTCAACCGTTCGTAGAGTTCCAGAAAAACCTTTATCCTGAAAGTCTGTGGAGTCTGAACCATGAAAGTACGACTTCGTTCGGTCAAACCAACCAGTTTCTCGCCGTCCGAAACACCAACGGTGTCGGTTGCGGGCAGCGCGAGTGTTGCAGCTGAGGATTTTTCACACAATTCGATGCTATGCACTATGTGTTCTTTTCTAACGAACGGGCGGGCCGCATCGTGTGTGACAGCCATGTCATCGTCTTTCAGACCATAGTTTTCCTGCACGAAGTGGAGAGCTCTCAGCAGAGATTCTGTCCTTGTGCCACCTCCGCTGACGAACTGCAGCTTATCTGCTCTAACGTTCGACAGCACCAGGTGTTTCCCGAATTCGAACCATTCTTCTGGAAGCACGATCACAATCTTCGCGATCTCAGCGACTTCCAGAAAGGTCGAAACGCTCCAGAGAAGAAGGACCTTCCCACCAACCTGCACGAACTGCTTGGGAAGTTTTTTTCCAAGCCTCTTCGATGTTCCACCAGCCAAGATGACGGCGTAGATCAGGTACGAACCCTCCAAAGTCATTATAGAATCGCCCATAAGTTGTTGTGAAGAATCTTTTTGTGTAGAATTTTCTCACGAGACATACGCTAGGAGTGTGGGTGCATGTGGTGGTACGTTTTGCCATCAGTATTTCTGGGCTGGTCACTGGGTGCAAACGATGCGGCGAACGTTTTTGGCCCGACCGTGGCTTCCGGTTTGATTCCGCATAGGAGAGCTATGATCGCAGGTTCGTTTTTCGTCGTGATCGGCGCTCTGGTGGGAGGTTCACACGGCCTTCTGAACGTTTCCAACATCACCACCGGTGTCGCTCTCGACAGCGCCATCGCGGTCCTATCGGCAGCCATAACGGTGACCGTGATGACCTTTTTCAAATTTCCTGTGTCGACGTCCCAGGCGGTCTTTGGAGGCATCCTTGGTACGAACGTGTTCAGGTTCGGTTTTGAAAACATCAACTGGTCTCCGATGACGAAATTCGTCATCGTCTGGCTGTTGACACCCGCGGGTGCAGCACTGATAGGGTTTCTACTGTACGAGGTTCTTGCCACGCTTTTCAGGAGAATTCGATCCGTTCAGTACCAAGACAGATTCATAAAGATCAGTTCCTGGCTGATTGGTTTGTACGGTTGTTACGCACTCGGTGCGAACAACGTTGCAAATGTGACGGGCGCTCTGTCTGGAAACCTCCTGAGTGTGAATGAGGCTGCGTTGCTCGGAGGTCTGAGCATTGCATCTGGAATGATCAGTTTCAGCAAAGGCGTGATAAAGACGGTGGGAAAAGGCATAGTGGCGTTGGATCATTTCTCCGGCATGATTGCAGTTCTAGCGCATTCAATCACGCTGTGGATTTACAGTCTCGTTGGAATACCGGTATCATCCTCGCAGGCAATCGTTGGAGCGGTCATAGGTCTGGGATACGCCAGGGGTGTAAAACTGTCAAATCCAGACTCGTGATGAACATCGTACTCGTCTGGGTCATGACGCCCTTCATAGCTGCGATCGTTTCTTACCTTCTCACGACGGCAGTAAAGTTCTTCTTGAATTCATGAACCGGAGAAGTCACGTTCACTGGTTCGGTTCGATCGACATTCGGCGCGCTTCCTTGTGGCGATCTCAACGGTGAGTTTGATTTCCTCCTGGGTCAGGCTTCTGTACTGGCCAGGTGCGAGGTCTTTGAGTGTGATGTTTTCGAACCTGGTTCGCACGATCTTTGTGTAGTTCAGTCCTATCGCTCTCAGTATCTTCTTCACCTCATGGTGTTTTCCTTCTGTCAAAATGATTCTTACAAGTCCATCGTCCACCTCTTCGATTCTCGCAGGCGCGAACTTTTCCTCACCCAGCTCTATCCCGGCCTCCACAAGACGTTTCATCTCATCAGTGAGTTTCCCATCCTTGTAGATGAGATACTCTCTTTCCAGGCGTGATTTTGGATCTATCAACAGATGAGTGAACCAGCCATCGGTCGTCAGTATGACCACGCCTTCTACGTCTCTGTCCAGCCGACCGGCCACGTGGAGCCTGTGTACCCACGGTTCGTTCAGCAGGTCGAAGATATTCGCATCATCAACCCTATCGCACACATATCCGGCAGGTTTGTGCAGAACGATGTACACGTGTCTGAATGGTCCAACCCGCCGGCCCAGGCATTCGACCACATCGTTCTTTGAAACATCGAACGCCGGATCCTTCACGATCTCGCTGTTTACTCTCACTTGACCGCTTCTTATCAACCTTTTGACTTCCGTTCTGGTTCCGACACCGGAATTTGCGAGGTATCTATCGAGTCTCAACTTTCTCAGTCACCTTTCCTCTGAGATTTTCGAGGAAATGCCTCGAAACCTCGATCTGCTTCATCGCACGCCTGTAGCCATCCAGAAACTCATAATAGGGCAAAGGTTCTTTTGTGTTCGTATCAAAACCTGTACTGTTCGTGATCCTTCCATCCTCCGAGACCACAAAGAATCTCGAACCATCGAAGAATGAACCGTCCGGGAGGTGGTACCTGAACGCGACAAAATCATCGCCGTTGCAAAGATCTTTCCCGACACAAACTTTGAGATCGCATTTCAAACCCAGGACGTTGAGCAACGTGGGTGTGAAGTC contains these protein-coding regions:
- a CDS encoding ABC transporter substrate-binding protein, whose amino-acid sequence is MWRKVALIIAVVSAMVVFASKIEIFSWWTAGGEAEGLQELFNIYSKLYPGVEIINATVAGGAGAQAKAVLKTRMLGGDPPDTFQVHAGHELIDTWVKTGFMEPITFLYKEEGWDKVMPKGILDIVSYNGEYWSVPVNIHRANVLWYNKKIFEKYGLKPPKTFEEFFQVAEILKSHGIIPLALGTKDGWEAAHVFETVLIGKLGAEGYKGLWNGKTKWSDPRVTDALETFAKMLRYVNSDHAARTWDEACALIVEGRAAMNIMGDWAVGYFYAKNFYDFGWVLAPGNEGIFDALSDSFGLPKGAKNRENVINFLRVLGSKEGQLAFNIKKGSIPARTDIDRNLFPEYQRSAMEDWLKHEIVPSVMHGAAASESWVTEFKDVISLFVARPDVKTTQRALVSIAIAQGVPQQ
- a CDS encoding TAXI family TRAP transporter solute-binding subunit: MKRLLVVAFMTLFVTMQAATFLTIATGGTAGTYYPLGAGMADIWNKNIKGMNAMVQSTGASVANINLLKNKEVDVIFVQNDVAYYAYNGVELFKEPFPQLRGLATLYPETVQIVALADRGINSVYDLKGKRVAVGAAGSGTEVNARQILAAAGITYKDITVQYLSFAEAANNLKDGNIDAAFVTAGHPTAAIVDLAAVRKIVLVPIAEEIIKALQKDYPFYVKIVVPAGTYKGVDTDVVTVAVKAMLAVREEMPEDLAYQLLKTMYANQKRLIEAHAKGELIIPETGKEGMSIPLHPGAEKFFKEMGL
- a CDS encoding DUF1850 domain-containing protein — encoded protein: MKLLLLCFLLNPLVFRYVIIVEKQGQVIFEKILQDDKFRIVFVHSVEKTLVEECFRVDPDGSMVLYEARYSSYGAGLPSDAEGGFALENGRFVLKLERKFERITLRVSHIDGHGILFSDGVIWFKDIANVNDSLTIYVKKQPSFEEQFFEEESP
- a CDS encoding sugar ABC transporter permease; protein product: MKTDRILSILFILPSFILVGIFIYGFIGWTGWVSMVNWRDVFPDFTFVGLRNYARLFQHFRFVISMKNTLVFTVLFLLSSISIGLLLAILLDRKVRFEGFFRTVYLFPMAVSFVVTGVVWRWILNPGTGGESVGLNWMLEKIGLGFLKSGWYTDPNIGIKAVVIAAVWQMSGYVMALYLAGIRSIPTELYEAAQLDGANVFQLYKHIVLPLLRPVTLSAVIILGHISLKIFDLVFAMTGSGIGFSCDVPALFMYDTTFRGNYFSQGAAIAVILLLCVAVLIVPYLTYSIRTEVRR
- a CDS encoding ROK family transcriptional regulator, giving the protein MKTIKKVDPKLMKKMNKQLILRYLIEHGPASRTELVSKTGLASSAVWRMIEELVEEGFVEQKEYFARTNTKKAAVYGIARNFVTSLLVDVQVLQTTVAVGFLDGSCRVLETFPTGSFDDFSKRIKSFLSEKTLNKLFGKGEKIRVIFSLPGIVDTIKGVLLYAPNLKWHDIAFREEFAKKSNVEIIVENDSNLSLLAESFYARDIKNSSNAFFLYLGEGVGGAIFINGRIVIGSSFAAGEVGHTLLQASGVPIEVEELLSISRLVDKFENRKNLEKVGTLRERFVRLQRAWLSSDEVAKELIQEFIKNLAIVIRNVGYTLNPDIIVLGGSVSNLWETFGASIQKEITRLDEYGFLRNTVFRDTLFKETSASLLGCNVLAINKFLEDMMG
- a CDS encoding DegV family protein; translated protein: MDSVAFVVDSTADFPMGWKPPLDLYKLPLRLIVDGKEYRDGIDIDSDRLCELMSQGHSVSTSLPSMEDIVRLFEEIKDKYEQIFVLTVSQKLSGTFNAVRMVIENFGLKNFFLLDSKAVSGKIFYILWRLMKDAMEGKRISQQSVAEYEKHCEMFFLLGSLDYLKKGGRIGKLSLLLGKILHVKPVLKIDREGEVTKAAVGMSQHDAIAKLIALVKSSVEKFSNYLLYGGYGSVHVKEMLEQILSNFPKCDGIARVGATVLAHTGPEVIGVLVGKSF
- a CDS encoding TRAP transporter permease, with product MSSDRNIAKQAQEVLEKYDREARYRTFKGFFARIVTAIAITFSVFQLYTAAFGVLDAMIQRSVHLAFGFCLIFLLYPTSKRWPRDRIHWFDLLLAILAPLTTIYIVANYKELVLRAGTVTRMDFIVGLLGIVLVLEAARRIVGLPIVIVAICFILYALYGRYIPGIMAHRGVSLQRLVGHLFYTTEGIFGIPLGVSSTFVFLFILLGAFLERTGLGQLFIDIANALAGWATGGPAKVAVFSSGLMGMISGSSVANVVGTGTFTIPMMKKLGYKPEFAGAVEATASTGGQLMPPIMGAAAFLMAEFTGIAYSKIIISAAIPAALYYFGVWMGVHWEAKKLGLRGLSKEELPKMKKILLERGHLLFPLVAIIYLLVTGFTPMKAALYAIIFSVVSSLIRKSTRIKLSDIPAALEAGARGALSVVAATACAGIIIGVVTLTGIGLKLGTALVDLARGNLLITLFFTMLTSLVLGMGVPTTANYVITSTIAAPALLRLGVPVLAAHMFAFYFGIIADVTPPVALAAMAGAGIARANPMRTGLNASRLAIAAFLVPYAFVLSPQLLLVNVTNPLQVLWPLFTCIVGLFVLSGGLASYLMGNLSLWERFLYGLGGILLIEPRGVTDLVGFGLIATAFLLQFARTQLVKKS
- a CDS encoding carbohydrate ABC transporter permease, which gives rise to MRLSRFFLYLVLIIFVLFYLMPVYVLVVTSFKSFKEISLRTMWIPPKEISFSSFVRAWYGDKSKGLRGLSGNFMNSVYLTVPATLISSILGSMNGYVLTKWKFKRANLVFALLLFGMFIPYQSILIPLVQVLQKTKLYGTIPGLILVHCVYGIPITTLIFRNYYSTIPSDIVEAAKIDGAGFVKIFVRVLLPLSGPAFAVTAIWQFTSIWNDFLFGLVVTPNPSVQPITVALNNLAGSYFVEWNVQMAGALITAFPTLIVYIFLGKLFMRGLLSGSLSGM
- a CDS encoding SDR family oxidoreductase, giving the protein MDLKLSDKRVLVCGGTRGIGRAIAEEFTKEGSTVFIVARHQSKEIAKQIAAQYSGKVFGFDADLSKAEDIDQIKKAVGQVDVLIINSGGPKTGDFLELRDEDWHLSFDLLVMSTVRLIRHFLPEMIERKWGRVIAVTSTSVYEPLPRLLLSNSLRMSVVGLMRSLSKEYAKYNITFNCVAPGHTMTERLEQLIREAAMRMQKSQEEVMKQMAEENDMKRFAKPEEIAAAVVFLASERASYITGVTLRVDGGFVRASL